ATCAAGGTGAACCCGTTGTGGGTGTCAATCCATTCCACGATTGTCATGGCCCCGAGCAGGTAAAATAAAATCTCGGCGGTATCTCCGAGGTGGTTAATAATTTCATTGTCAGTATGTGGGATGAAAGTCCATAATAGTATTCCTAGAAGGAGTGCTATGGCACTTTTACTGATTCCGGTCTGATGTTCGAGGGCGATCAGAATGTAGCCGCTAATAAACAGAATTACGAGTAACAATGTCATGTCTTGTTGTTGGGTTAATGAAGTTTTTCAATCGTATTGTATCTTTCATACGCAATTTTGCGTAGATTGGTTTATCTTTGTGTGAAGATAAGAATAGAGTAAAGTAGATACGGATATGATGACATGGGATTTTTTCTTTAGGTTATTAGTGGCCGGAGTTTTAGGGGCCATCATAGGTTTGGATCGTGAATACCGGGCGAAGGAGGCGGGATTTAGGACTCATTTTCTGGTGGCCTTAGGTAGTGCGCTTTTTATGATCGTGTCAAAATACGGTTTTTGGGATATTCTTGGGAATACGGGGATCGGTCTTGACCCGAGTCGTATTGCGGCTCAAGTGGTGAGTGGTATCGGTTTTTTGGGAGCGGGGACTATTATTATCCAGAAGTTATTCGTGAGAGGATTGACCACGGCTGCTGGGATATGGGCTACTTCTGCCATTGGACTTGCAGTTGGAGCCGGACAATATTGGCTGGGAATCAGTGCGATGTTGTTGACTTTGTTGGGGTTGGAAGGTTTAGGATATATTTTCCAAAAAATTAGCCAGAGAAATGTATTGTTAATATTTACGACAACAAGTCAAGAGGTAATCAAGGAGGTTACCGATGAGATAAAGCGTAAAAAGCATTCGATCAGTTCTTACTCTACCGAGTCGTCCAAGTTGGGAGATATGACTACTTACCGGGTGACGATGGTTATTCGAACCCATAAGACTGGAGATGAAACTTTGCTATTCCAGTTTATACAGCATTTGCCGGATGTGATGATTGATCGGATGGAATAAAAAAAGCGACCTAAGGTCGCTTTTTATTTAATTTCCATGTTTGGAGTGTAGTTTCAGTCGCATCAGACGAAGATCTTCTTCAGAGTAGTCGCCTTCGAATTCATCATAGGCATCTCCAATATTGTCGCTTTTGGCTTCCATGAAGTAGTCCATGATTTCTTGTTGTTGTTCTTCATCCAGAATTTGGTTGATGTAGTAATCAATGTTAAGTTTGGTCCCGGAGAAAACGATGGCTTCCATTTCTTTGATCAGTTCTTCGAAGGTAAGGCCTTCTGCAGAGGCAATGTCTTCCAAATCAATTTGGCGGTCAATATTTTGAATGATATATACTTTGAATTTCGATTTGTTGGCAACAGTTTTAACCACCAAGTCTTGCGCTCTTTCGATCTCGTTGTCTTCAACGTATTGTTTGATTACCTCTACGAATTCCTGTCCGTATTTTTGAGCTTTCCCTGTGCCTACACCCTGAATGTTGGCCAGTTCTTCCAACGTGATCGGGTAGTTGGTACACATATCCTCTAGGGACGGATCTTGGAAAATCACGTACGGTGGCAGATTGTTCTTCTTGGCAATCTTTTTCCGTAAATCTTTCAGGATGGCAAATAAGGTGTTGTCGAGTGCTGATACTCCCCCTTTTTCCTGAAGTTTCTCTTCTGATTCTTCAAAATTATGATCTTCCATCAGCATAAAGTCTTTAGGTTCTTTTAAAAATTCGTGGCCCTTTTCAGTTAATTTTATGACCCCGTATTGTTCAATATCTTTTTCTATATAATTAGCAATTAAAGCGCGTCTGAATACCATATTCCAGAACTGTGCGTTCTTTTCAGAACCGACACCAAAAGATTCCAGTTCATCATGATGATACGATTTTATCATAGAATCGGTTTCCCCGAGAAGAATATTTACCATATGGTCCACCTTGAATTTCTCTTTTACTTCAAGGATGGCATTTAAGGCATCGATTAAGTATTCTTTTCCTTCGAATTCTTTCTTCGGGAACAGGCAGTTGTCACAGGCCCCACAATTTTCTTCATCATAGTTTTCACCGAAGTAGTGTAACAGTACTTTTCTGCGGCAAAGAGAAGTTTCCGCGTAGGAAACGGTTTCCATGAGAAGTTGTTTCCCGATTTCCTGTTCGGCAATCGGTTTACCCTGCATGAACTTTTCCAGTTTTTGGATGTCTTTGTAGCTGTAAAATGTCAAGCAATATCCTTCACCTCCGTCCCGTCCGGCTCTTCCGGTCTCCTGGTAATATCCCTCAAGACTTTTCGGAATATCATAATGGATGACGAATCGTACGTCCGGTTTGTCAATACCCATACCAAAAGCGATTGTTGCCACGATGACATTGACTTCTTCCATTAGGAATTTGTCTTGATTGGCACTACGGGCCGAGGCATCCATCCCGGCGTGGTAGGAAGCAGCCTTGATTCCGTTCACGCAAAGAACTTCTGTGAGTTCTTCTACTTTTTTACGGCTCAGACAGTAGATAATACCTGATTTGCCTTCATTGTTTTTAATGAATTTGATAATATCTTTTGTCGGGTCTACCTTCGGACGAACCTCGTAATAGAGGTTGGAACGGTTAAAGGAAGACTTGAACACTTGGGCATCCAGCATATCCAGGTTTTTCTGAATATCGTGTTGGACTTTCGGGGTAGCGGTTGCCGTTAAAGCGATAATCGGTGCTTTTCCGATTTGCTCCACGATCGGTCTGATCTTGCGATATTCGGTACGGAAATCGTGTCCCCATTCTGAAATACAGTGTGCTTCGTCCACCGCGAAGAAGGAGATGCGTACTTTTCGTAAGAATTCAATATTACTTTCTTTGGTCAGTGACTCTGGGGCTACATATAATAGTTTTGTTTTACCACTCAACACGTCTTCTTTCACTTTTAGAATATCACTTTTGCTAAGAGACGAATTCATGAAGTGGGCAACTCCCTCCGATGCGCTGAACGAGCGCATTGCATCAACCTGGTTTTTCATTAAAGCAATTAGCGGTGATATCACTATTGCTGTTCCGTCAAGTATTAAGGCTGGTAACTGGTAACATAAAGATTTTCCTCCCCCCGTTGGCATCAGTACAAACGTGTTGTTTCCG
The window above is part of the Butyricimonas paravirosa genome. Proteins encoded here:
- a CDS encoding MgtC/SapB family protein, yielding MTWDFFFRLLVAGVLGAIIGLDREYRAKEAGFRTHFLVALGSALFMIVSKYGFWDILGNTGIGLDPSRIAAQVVSGIGFLGAGTIIIQKLFVRGLTTAAGIWATSAIGLAVGAGQYWLGISAMLLTLLGLEGLGYIFQKISQRNVLLIFTTTSQEVIKEVTDEIKRKKHSISSYSTESSKLGDMTTYRVTMVIRTHKTGDETLLFQFIQHLPDVMIDRME
- the recQ gene encoding DNA helicase RecQ, producing MGLQIDLHAKLKEYFGFDNFKGNQEQIIKNVLAGNNTFVLMPTGGGKSLCYQLPALILDGTAIVISPLIALMKNQVDAMRSFSASEGVAHFMNSSLSKSDILKVKEDVLSGKTKLLYVAPESLTKESNIEFLRKVRISFFAVDEAHCISEWGHDFRTEYRKIRPIVEQIGKAPIIALTATATPKVQHDIQKNLDMLDAQVFKSSFNRSNLYYEVRPKVDPTKDIIKFIKNNEGKSGIIYCLSRKKVEELTEVLCVNGIKAASYHAGMDASARSANQDKFLMEEVNVIVATIAFGMGIDKPDVRFVIHYDIPKSLEGYYQETGRAGRDGGEGYCLTFYSYKDIQKLEKFMQGKPIAEQEIGKQLLMETVSYAETSLCRRKVLLHYFGENYDEENCGACDNCLFPKKEFEGKEYLIDALNAILEVKEKFKVDHMVNILLGETDSMIKSYHHDELESFGVGSEKNAQFWNMVFRRALIANYIEKDIEQYGVIKLTEKGHEFLKEPKDFMLMEDHNFEESEEKLQEKGGVSALDNTLFAILKDLRKKIAKKNNLPPYVIFQDPSLEDMCTNYPITLEELANIQGVGTGKAQKYGQEFVEVIKQYVEDNEIERAQDLVVKTVANKSKFKVYIIQNIDRQIDLEDIASAEGLTFEELIKEMEAIVFSGTKLNIDYYINQILDEEQQQEIMDYFMEAKSDNIGDAYDEFEGDYSEEDLRLMRLKLHSKHGN